Genomic segment of Pseudomonas sp. CCI4.2:
CGCCACAGCGAAAACATCAGCGGTCGTAGGGGTATCAGCAATGTGGCATTTGGGGTTTGGCCGACGCATACCAATTTGCGCGACTTCAATGCCACGCCCGGCACGGCGAGCGATTTCCTCAGCGTTACGTTGAAGCACATTAAACGTGCCCGCACCGACAGTACCTAGTCCACAGATGCCTACTTTGACCGGTTTCACTCTGAACTCCCCATAAAACGGCCGACGCAAGGCCGGCCGTGAAAACCGCCACCCGCTACGAGGTGGCTCTATTAATGAAGCGGCGGTTGATACCGCGCGCCTTTGTTCGTCAGAGGCTAACCCTGCCAGGCAGGATTATTGGGCGCTCAACGCCAACTTGGCCACTTGCGGGGCTGGCTGATAACCCGGAATGACCTGACCGTCTGCCAGCACAATGGCTGGCGTACCGTTCACGCCAATCGACTGGCCCATGGCGTATTGTTTCGGCACAGGGTTGGCGCATTTAGGCGCATCGATATTCTTGCCGGCGACCATACGGTCCATGGCGCTTTTCTTATCCTTGGAACACCAGACTGCTTGCAGCTGCTCGTCGCCAGGAGAACCCAAACCTTGGCGAGGGAACGCCAGGTAGCGAACTTCGATGCCCAGACGATTCAGTTCCGGCACTTCGGCATGCAACTTGTGGCAATAAGGGCAGGTGGTGTCGGTGAACACGGTGATGTGCGACTTGGTTTCACCGATGGCGGGGTAAACCACCATCTCAGCGGCAGGAATACCATTGATCGTTTTTGAAATAGCCAGACGCTCGGCCTTCTCGGTCAGGTTGACCGGCTTGCCGTCTTGCATCTGGAACAAGTAACCCTGCATCACAAACTGACCATCAGCGCTGGCATACAGGACGCGGCCGCCCTGGAGTTTCACTTCGTACAGATCATTCAGCGGGCTGGCCGCAATGCTGTCGATCGGCACGTCGAGCTTCAGCGTGTCGAGGGTTTTGCGGATGGCTTTATCAGCGGCATCGTCAGCCTGGGCAAACATACTTAACGAACTGGCCAACACAATAGCAGCGGCGGCGAAAATCTGGGGCACGCGCATGGGATCTCCTTGGGCGATGGTCTATGGGGTGCTAATAACGGCGATCGCGCAGGACCGAAGGCGTTTTAGTAATGCCCAATTTGCTAACCGGCAAAGCCTATCACATAAGGGCTGCGAGGCCGACTTCGGCTGATGTAGGACCGGTCGGAAAAACACCTGCGCTTTACCCTCGCGGATGGTGTTTGGCGTGCAGCTCTTGCAACCGTGCGCGGGCCACATGGGTGTAGATTTGCGTAGTGGATAAATCACTGTGTCCCAACAACATCTGGACCACGCGCAGGTCGGCGCCGTGATTGAGCAAATGCGTGGCGAACGCATGGCGCAACGTGTGCGGCGACAGCGATTTGCTGATGCCTGCGACCATGGCGTGGTGCTTGATCCGGTGCCAAAACGTCTGCCGGGTCATTTGCTCACCGCGCAGGCTGGGGAACAGCACATCGCTTGGGCGTCCGTTGAGCAACTCAGATCGAGCATCACGCATGTAGCGTTCGATCCAGACGATAGCCTCCTCCCCCATCGGCACCAAGCGCTCCTTACTGCCCTTGCCCATCACCCGCAATACGCCCTGACGTAGGTTCACTTGTTCAAGGGTCAAGCTGATCAATTCAGTGACTCGCAGGCCACAGGCGTAAAGCACTTCGAGCATGGCGCGGTCACGCTGACCGATGACTTCGCTTAAGTCAGGCGCGGCCAGCAACGCCTCGACGTCGGCTTCAGACAAGGATTTTGGCAACGGCCTGCCCAATTGCGGCATATCGACTTGCAACGTCGGATCGACATGGACCAGCTTTTCGCGCAATAAATACCGATAGAACCCTCGAACACCTGACAGAAAGCGCGCCGTCGAGCGCGGCTTATAGGTTTTTTCCAGGCGCCATGCCAGGTGATCCAGAATCAGCTCACGACCGGCCTGATCAAGCTCAATGCCTTGTTCCTGGAGCCAACCATTGAACAAAGCCAAGTCGCTGCGATACGCATCACGAGTGTTATCCGACAGGCCTTTTTCCAACCATAAGGTATCTAGAAAACGGTCGATCAAAGGGTGGTCGATGGCGGGCATAGGTAAGCGATTTCTGCAAAAAAAGGAATAGAGGGAGTTTTTCACAAAAGAGAGCGCAGGACGATCCCTGTGTAGATACCGTCTTGTTGGCGAGGCGGTGAGTCTGGCAGAACACATCAAGCCCTCTCGCCAACAAGTTGGCTCCTACAGAAACTTTTATTCAGCCCACAAAAAAGCAGCCCTTAGGCTGCTTTTTTACACGGAAAAAACTGAAATCAGGACAGTTTTTCTTTGATGCGAGCTGCTTTACCGGACAGGTCACGCAGGTAGTACAGTTTGGCTTTGCGAACGTCACCGCGACGTTTCACTGCCATGCTGTCGATTTGCGGGCTGTAGGTCTGGAAAGTACGCTCAACGCCAACACCGTTGGAGATTTTACGAACAGTGAAAGCACTGTTCACACCACGGTTACGCTTGGCAATTACTACGCCTTCGAACGCTTGCAGACGCGAACGGTCGCCTTCCTTCACTTTCACCTGAACGACAACAGTGTCGCCCGGGGCAAAGGGAGGGATCTCTTTAGTCATCTGCTCAGCTTCGAGTTGCAGAATGATTTTGTTAGTCATGCTGTGCTCCTAAGGCAGATCGTCAAGATCTACCATCGATACGTTAACTATCGTCCCGCTCGCGAATATATTCCGCCAGCAGCTTTTTCTCTTCTCCAGAAAGCGAGCGGCTTTCCAGAAGATCGGGTCGTCGTTCATAGGTCCGCCCAAGGGACTGCTGTAAACGCCAACGCCGGATATGTGCGTGATTGCCACTTAGCAACACGTCGGGAACACGCTGATCCGCATACACCTCCGGTCGGGTGTAGTGCGGGCAATCCAGCAGACCATCTGTGAAGGAATCTTCCTCCGCAGAGTCCGCATGCCCTAAAGCTCCAGGCAGCAGCCGCGTAACCGCATCTATCAGGACCATCGCCGGCAGCTCGCCACCGGAAAGTACATAGTCGCCAATCGACCACTCTTCATCGACATGAGCTTCAATAAAACGCTCGTCAATGCCTTCATAACGACCTGCGATGAGGATAAAAGCCTCCCCTTGCGCCAGTTCGCGTACCGCCGACTGAGTCAGCTGACGGCCTTGTGGCGACAGGTAAATAACCTTCGCCGCGTCCCCTGCTGCCTGCCTGGCCTGAACCAGAGCATCTTCCAGAGGCTTGATCTTCATCACCATGCCCGGACCACCGCCAAAAGGGCGATCATCAACAGTGTGGTGACGATCAGTGGTGTAGTCCCGCGGATTCCAACAAGTCAGCTGTAGCAGCCCTTGTTTCACCGCACGGCTGGTAATGCCGTAGTCGCTGATGGCGGAAAACATCTCGGGGAACAGACTGATCACTTCTACGCGCAGGCTAGCCATTTCGCTTAGAAGTCCGCATCCCAATCCACCTTCATCTCGCCGGCACCAAGGTCGACTGCCAACACGCATTGCTCTGTATAGGGCAGCAAGCGTTCGCGATCATCCAGGCTGCCTGCACAAGGCTTGACCACCATTACATCATTCGAGCCGGTTTCCAGCAGGTGATCAATCTTCCCGAGCAATTGCCCGAGTTGGTCAATGACCTGGAGACCTTCAAGCTGGTACCAGTAGTACTCGCCGTCGGTCAGATCAGGGAACAGGTTACGCGGAACGCAGATTTCAAAGCCGGCCAGAAGACGAGCTTCTTCACGGTCATCGAGACCTTTGATCTTTGCCACCAGAAACTTGTTTTGCAAGCGTCCACTGACCAGCTCTACCTGTCGTACTTCACCGTCGCGCCGAAGCGTGAGGTGTTTGTAATCCAGGAGGTTACCAATTGGATCAGTAAAGGA
This window contains:
- the dsbC gene encoding bifunctional protein-disulfide isomerase/oxidoreductase DsbC, whose protein sequence is MRVPQIFAAAAIVLASSLSMFAQADDAADKAIRKTLDTLKLDVPIDSIAASPLNDLYEVKLQGGRVLYASADGQFVMQGYLFQMQDGKPVNLTEKAERLAISKTINGIPAAEMVVYPAIGETKSHITVFTDTTCPYCHKLHAEVPELNRLGIEVRYLAFPRQGLGSPGDEQLQAVWCSKDKKSAMDRMVAGKNIDAPKCANPVPKQYAMGQSIGVNGTPAIVLADGQVIPGYQPAPQVAKLALSAQ
- the xerD gene encoding site-specific tyrosine recombinase XerD; amino-acid sequence: MPAIDHPLIDRFLDTLWLEKGLSDNTRDAYRSDLALFNGWLQEQGIELDQAGRELILDHLAWRLEKTYKPRSTARFLSGVRGFYRYLLREKLVHVDPTLQVDMPQLGRPLPKSLSEADVEALLAAPDLSEVIGQRDRAMLEVLYACGLRVTELISLTLEQVNLRQGVLRVMGKGSKERLVPMGEEAIVWIERYMRDARSELLNGRPSDVLFPSLRGEQMTRQTFWHRIKHHAMVAGISKSLSPHTLRHAFATHLLNHGADLRVVQMLLGHSDLSTTQIYTHVARARLQELHAKHHPRG
- the rplS gene encoding 50S ribosomal protein L19; translated protein: MTNKIILQLEAEQMTKEIPPFAPGDTVVVQVKVKEGDRSRLQAFEGVVIAKRNRGVNSAFTVRKISNGVGVERTFQTYSPQIDSMAVKRRGDVRKAKLYYLRDLSGKAARIKEKLS
- the trmD gene encoding tRNA (guanosine(37)-N1)-methyltransferase TrmD, giving the protein MASLRVEVISLFPEMFSAISDYGITSRAVKQGLLQLTCWNPRDYTTDRHHTVDDRPFGGGPGMVMKIKPLEDALVQARQAAGDAAKVIYLSPQGRQLTQSAVRELAQGEAFILIAGRYEGIDERFIEAHVDEEWSIGDYVLSGGELPAMVLIDAVTRLLPGALGHADSAEEDSFTDGLLDCPHYTRPEVYADQRVPDVLLSGNHAHIRRWRLQQSLGRTYERRPDLLESRSLSGEEKKLLAEYIRERDDS
- the rimM gene encoding ribosome maturation factor RimM (Essential for efficient processing of 16S rRNA) is translated as MNATPTIADDLIVIGKIYSIHGVRGEVKVFSFTDPIGNLLDYKHLTLRRDGEVRQVELVSGRLQNKFLVAKIKGLDDREEARLLAGFEICVPRNLFPDLTDGEYYWYQLEGLQVIDQLGQLLGKIDHLLETGSNDVMVVKPCAGSLDDRERLLPYTEQCVLAVDLGAGEMKVDWDADF